A genomic window from Lactobacillus sp. ESL0677 includes:
- a CDS encoding L-ribulose-5-phosphate 4-epimerase, which yields MLEKLKKEVYEANMQLPKLDLVTFTWGNVSGIDRDSGLFVIKPSGVAYEQLKPEDMVVVNLKGEVVEGKLNPSSDTPTHTVLYNAFSKIGGIVHTHSPWAVSFAAAKMDIPAMNTTHADTFYNAIPAADALTQKEIAEDYEGNTGKAIVRTFKERNLDYEATPGSLVSQHGPFCWGATPQKAVYNAKVLEVVAEEDYHTLQLTRVNSELPQYLLDKHYYRKHGENAYYGQDNAQSMMHAKRS from the coding sequence ATGTTAGAGAAGCTGAAAAAAGAAGTCTATGAAGCCAATATGCAATTACCTAAGCTTGACCTAGTAACGTTTACTTGGGGGAATGTTTCGGGAATTGACCGTGATAGCGGCCTGTTTGTTATCAAACCTTCCGGTGTAGCGTACGAGCAATTAAAGCCAGAAGATATGGTCGTAGTTAATCTTAAGGGTGAAGTAGTAGAGGGCAAGTTGAATCCTTCTAGTGATACACCAACGCATACAGTTTTGTATAATGCGTTTTCTAAAATTGGGGGGATTGTTCATACTCATTCGCCTTGGGCTGTATCGTTTGCGGCTGCCAAGATGGATATTCCAGCAATGAATACAACTCATGCCGATACATTTTACAATGCAATTCCTGCAGCTGATGCTTTAACTCAAAAAGAGATTGCGGAAGACTACGAAGGCAACACTGGTAAGGCAATTGTCCGGACGTTTAAAGAACGTAATTTAGATTACGAAGCAACTCCAGGGTCACTTGTTAGTCAGCATGGACCATTTTGTTGGGGAGCAACACCTCAGAAGGCTGTATATAACGCTAAGGTTTTGGAAGTTGTAGCTGAAGAAGACTACCACACGTTGCAATTAACTAGAGTTAATAGTGAATTACCGCAGTATTTGTTGGACAAACACTATTATCGTAAGCACGGCG
- the hflX gene encoding GTPase HflX — MIDNTPQKIKAYLAGVNLNDPNFDYYMTELANLTAANNMEVVGQSHQNAVQVVAGTYFGLGKINEIKDMARGLKAKVLIINDELSPVQIRNLEKLTKLRVIDRTELILEIFASRARSKQAKLQVQLARLQYELPRLHPSENNLDQQRGNGGSTGGGFANRGAGESKLEMNRRTIGKQISAIKKELKAIASQEEIKAKRRNQNHIPKVALVGYTNAGKSTTMNGLLQEFSTENSDKQVFVKNMLFATLDTSVRRIELGNNFSFILSDTVGFISKLPHNLVESFKATLQEAKDADLLINVVDAADPNMIQMIRTTQNVLAEIGIKDIPMITAYNKADKTERNYPQIEGSDILYAAPDPASIKMLAQLITKRIFANYERLNLLLPLTDGKELAYLHEHAQVMDEQYQADGIHVCVRLAPEKQAQFQKYII; from the coding sequence ATGATCGATAACACACCTCAAAAAATCAAGGCCTACCTTGCAGGCGTCAATTTAAATGATCCTAACTTTGACTACTACATGACTGAGCTAGCCAATTTAACCGCAGCTAATAATATGGAAGTCGTTGGTCAATCACATCAAAATGCCGTCCAAGTTGTTGCCGGAACCTATTTTGGCCTTGGTAAAATCAATGAAATTAAGGATATGGCTCGCGGGCTAAAAGCCAAAGTATTAATTATCAATGACGAACTATCACCAGTGCAAATTCGTAATTTAGAAAAATTAACCAAATTACGAGTAATTGACCGAACAGAATTAATTCTCGAAATTTTTGCTAGTCGTGCTCGCTCTAAGCAAGCAAAATTACAGGTGCAACTGGCACGATTGCAATATGAATTACCCCGATTGCACCCTTCAGAGAATAACCTTGACCAGCAACGCGGCAATGGTGGTTCAACTGGCGGTGGTTTTGCCAATCGTGGTGCAGGTGAGTCCAAGCTAGAAATGAACCGCAGAACAATTGGCAAGCAAATTTCCGCAATCAAAAAAGAACTGAAGGCCATCGCTAGTCAAGAAGAAATCAAGGCCAAGCGCCGCAACCAAAACCATATCCCCAAAGTTGCTCTGGTGGGCTATACCAACGCGGGTAAATCAACAACAATGAATGGTTTGCTTCAAGAGTTCAGCACCGAAAACAGCGACAAGCAGGTTTTTGTCAAAAATATGCTATTTGCAACACTGGATACTAGTGTTCGCCGAATTGAATTAGGGAATAATTTTAGCTTCATCTTGTCTGACACCGTTGGTTTTATTTCCAAATTGCCTCACAACTTGGTGGAATCATTCAAGGCAACTTTGCAAGAAGCAAAAGATGCTGACCTGCTGATTAATGTTGTTGATGCTGCTGACCCGAACATGATCCAAATGATTCGCACCACGCAAAATGTACTGGCAGAAATCGGCATCAAAGACATCCCGATGATTACTGCCTATAACAAGGCGGACAAGACCGAGCGCAATTACCCTCAGATTGAAGGCAGCGACATTTTATATGCAGCACCTGACCCAGCCTCAATTAAAATGTTGGCGCAACTGATTACTAAACGCATCTTTGCCAACTATGAACGGTTAAACCTATTGCTCCCTTTAACTGATGGCAAAGAATTAGCCTACTTGCACGAACACGCTCAAGTAATGGACGAACAATATCAAGCCGACGGCATTCACGTTTGTGTTCGCTTAGCTCCAGAAAAGCAGGCTCAATTTCAGAAATATATTATTTAA
- a CDS encoding C40 family peptidase — MKRNFLKMGLAAALTLTGIATIAPQKAVNAATLKEPIKQVQINYLPGKSIKIWTNYEGGQLINFRAKNASKWNVADTAVDKKGKLWYKVGVDEWIEARYTVEVTANAAAAATSKPQVQVPVKKPKKTKPAKTQAPVANKPVESKPAANNIVIPVANTVVSGNVSQRAKAVVNLAESQVGKSYVWGGDGPDSFDCSGLVQYIYNQVGGVSLPRVTTDQVKVGTTVDMSQLQPGDLLFWGSTDAPYHVAIYVGDNQYVSAATPEQGVVLQTLSSYFYPCVAKRVL; from the coding sequence ATGAAACGTAATTTTTTGAAAATGGGGCTAGCGGCGGCTTTAACCTTAACAGGAATTGCTACTATTGCTCCGCAAAAGGCAGTTAACGCGGCAACATTAAAGGAACCAATTAAACAGGTTCAGATTAATTATTTACCCGGTAAGAGTATTAAAATATGGACGAATTATGAGGGCGGTCAACTCATTAATTTTCGTGCAAAAAATGCCAGCAAGTGGAACGTTGCTGACACCGCGGTCGATAAAAAAGGTAAATTATGGTATAAAGTTGGCGTTGATGAGTGGATCGAAGCGCGCTATACCGTAGAAGTAACGGCTAACGCTGCAGCTGCAGCAACTTCTAAACCACAAGTACAGGTTCCAGTCAAAAAGCCGAAGAAGACTAAACCAGCTAAAACACAGGCACCAGTAGCTAATAAACCGGTTGAGAGTAAGCCTGCTGCTAATAATATTGTGATACCAGTTGCCAATACGGTGGTCAGCGGTAATGTTAGTCAGCGAGCTAAGGCAGTAGTTAATTTAGCTGAAAGTCAAGTTGGTAAAAGTTATGTTTGGGGTGGCGATGGTCCCGACAGTTTCGATTGCTCTGGCTTAGTGCAGTATATTTACAATCAAGTTGGCGGCGTTAGTCTGCCACGAGTTACAACGGATCAGGTCAAGGTGGGCACGACAGTTGATATGAGTCAATTGCAGCCGGGCGATTTGCTCTTTTGGGGGTCGACGGACGCACCTTACCACGTGGCAATTTATGTTGGTGATAACCAATATGTTAGTGCCGCAACTCCTGAGCAGGGCGTAGTTTTACAAACTCTTAGCTCATACTTTTACCCGTGTGTGGCTAAACGAGTTTTATAA
- a CDS encoding C40 family peptidase, with product MKIKSNIAKITTAAALAITGVAAVNAVNANSMTSNVTAATNKVTVNYVPGYGVDIWNSYENPTFTGQRVQHGTVVNVIDSETDAKGNVWYEIGSDQWIQAKYTVKGSVAAKQVATSTKQAKKVVKLAKAEVGRAYVWGGTSPSGFDCSGLVQYVYNQAIGKDLTRTTYTQVKQGKEVSMQDLKPGDLLFWGSADAPYHVGIYIGNNQFIHAATPEQGVIKATLSSYFYPSVAKRVLN from the coding sequence TTGAAAATTAAGAGTAATATAGCTAAAATCACTACAGCTGCAGCTCTTGCTATTACTGGCGTTGCGGCTGTCAATGCTGTTAATGCAAATTCGATGACATCAAATGTTACAGCTGCGACTAATAAAGTCACGGTTAATTATGTTCCGGGATATGGGGTTGATATCTGGAATAGTTACGAAAATCCAACTTTTACTGGCCAAAGAGTTCAACATGGCACTGTTGTTAACGTAATTGACAGTGAAACAGATGCTAAAGGCAACGTTTGGTATGAAATTGGTTCTGATCAATGGATTCAAGCAAAATACACGGTCAAAGGCAGTGTAGCTGCTAAGCAAGTAGCAACTTCAACTAAGCAAGCTAAGAAAGTTGTTAAATTAGCTAAGGCAGAAGTTGGCAGGGCTTATGTTTGGGGCGGCACTAGTCCAAGTGGTTTTGATTGTTCTGGATTAGTTCAGTATGTTTATAACCAAGCTATTGGCAAGGATTTAACGCGTACAACTTATACTCAGGTTAAGCAAGGTAAGGAAGTTTCAATGCAAGATTTGAAGCCTGGCGATTTACTTTTCTGGGGTTCAGCTGATGCACCATATCATGTAGGAATTTACATCGGTAACAATCAGTTCATTCATGCTGCAACACCAGAGCAGGGTGTTATTAAGGCAACTCTTAGTTCATACTTCTATCCATCAGTTGCTAAACGAGTTCTTAATTAA
- a CDS encoding C40 family peptidase, with protein MGHKHSLIKLITVISLFFVGSGTAVSAAASTSEVVSASTVTKKRNAIVKLAKKQVGKSYVYGATGPYSFDCSGLVQYVYLKAGKVTLPRTTYSQVTLGKNVSLNKLKKGDLLFWGSPSAPYHVGICVGNNKFVHAATPDQGVIEQTISTYFYPSAAKRVLN; from the coding sequence TTGGGACATAAACATAGTTTAATCAAATTAATTACGGTTATATCATTATTCTTTGTTGGCAGTGGTACTGCCGTTTCTGCAGCCGCTAGCACAAGTGAAGTTGTTAGTGCCAGTACAGTTACTAAAAAGCGCAATGCTATTGTTAAACTTGCTAAAAAGCAGGTTGGCAAGAGTTACGTTTATGGTGCGACTGGTCCCTACTCTTTTGACTGCTCCGGCTTAGTTCAATATGTTTACCTTAAAGCTGGTAAAGTAACTTTGCCAAGAACGACTTATTCACAAGTTACACTGGGCAAGAATGTTTCTTTAAACAAACTCAAGAAGGGTGATTTGCTTTTCTGGGGTTCACCTTCTGCACCATATCATGTTGGGATTTGCGTTGGCAATAATAAATTTGTCCATGCAGCAACTCCAGACCAAGGCGTTATTGAACAAACAATTAGTACCTACTTCTATCCATCAGCAGCTAAACGAGTTCTTAATTAA
- a CDS encoding AAA family ATPase codes for MRKLILIVGPSGAGKTTISEYLTTKFNIPRVVTHTTRPMRVGEKQHQAYHFEDDTSFSKLHFFEHVKYGSYQYGSSREALDAAWQQSDVVSLIVDIQGAASYLEQLKAQAYFLYVTTSTKQQLETRLLERGDDPDKIQERMSGDELNQLPDELMSDAHILVNNDWSMTKKLLKTIIRGL; via the coding sequence TTGCGAAAATTAATATTAATTGTTGGTCCTAGTGGTGCAGGTAAGACAACAATTTCGGAATATCTAACCACGAAATTCAATATTCCACGAGTAGTGACGCATACGACAAGACCAATGCGCGTAGGGGAAAAGCAGCATCAGGCTTATCATTTTGAAGATGATACATCTTTTAGCAAATTACACTTTTTTGAGCATGTTAAATATGGCTCGTACCAATATGGCTCAAGCAGGGAAGCCTTGGATGCTGCTTGGCAGCAAAGTGATGTTGTGTCGTTAATTGTTGATATTCAAGGAGCAGCCTCATATCTTGAACAATTAAAAGCACAGGCTTATTTCTTGTATGTGACGACCAGTACGAAGCAGCAATTAGAAACAAGACTGCTTGAGCGCGGGGATGATCCAGATAAAATTCAAGAACGAATGAGTGGGGATGAATTAAATCAGCTGCCAGATGAGTTAATGAGTGATGCGCATATTTTGGTCAATAATGATTGGTCAATGACTAAAAAGCTGCTAAAGACAATAATTAGAGGTCTTTGA
- a CDS encoding DUF2187 domain-containing protein has product MKKADVKLGDIVSAKSEEELTKPFIGKIEKIYENSAMLKIIDFDEADKTAISDLNNKLVVNFKNLKAAPKRKVKEIQSLADNDVKIEKIAKAKLDDQEVDEKTK; this is encoded by the coding sequence TTGAAAAAAGCAGACGTAAAATTAGGTGACATTGTCAGCGCAAAATCAGAGGAAGAACTTACTAAGCCATTTATTGGCAAGATTGAAAAAATCTACGAAAATTCTGCTATGTTAAAAATTATTGACTTCGATGAAGCCGATAAAACTGCTATTAGTGATTTAAACAACAAGCTTGTTGTCAACTTTAAAAACTTAAAAGCGGCCCCAAAGCGTAAAGTTAAGGAAATTCAATCTTTAGCTGACAATGATGTCAAGATTGAAAAGATCGCTAAAGCCAAGCTGGATGACCAAGAAGTCGACGAAAAAACAAAATAA
- a CDS encoding O-antigen ligase family protein produces MKEKARTILFWFILSQPFLDLYWFYHGWLANIMPFTLPTIIRILAVGILLGLFLSQRESWRKFSQRKWLVAYLILLVIYSALHLVHVHNFTSINPTGYGYSTVSEVFYLIRMALPLIVLFLTDELNFGQKQLRLVIEGVSGLFSGTIVLSNLFVVSLKSYETGTISANIFMWFFNSNIGYSHMASKGFFNFTNMISAVLFMLLPLMMYYLFTEFNWLTITLNVVQALAMIEIGTKVAAIGLIGGIIISCLLFAFHKYIIKDVKKGGWAILVAILIEFGSLVILPFGPAIQRYNYEIYLAKQSDHDLTAETRKLKAGLAKYPQGKQRDDFLRSFIKENYQAYALNPKFVFKSYPYQYDPEFWLKIMNEPGQTRMQNRHIEQAMLNQVVKTNNNRLDKFFGISYTRENNIFNLERDFSAQIYALGWLGMLLFIGPYLAVLTYGIYQWLRCRAARTYLVSSLILASLFVLLAAFSSGNVLDFLTASFLLAFIDGNLLRQVKHN; encoded by the coding sequence TTGAAAGAAAAAGCAAGAACCATTTTGTTTTGGTTCATTCTCAGTCAACCATTTTTGGACTTATATTGGTTTTATCACGGCTGGCTTGCCAATATTATGCCCTTTACCTTGCCAACAATTATTCGAATTTTAGCTGTTGGCATTTTACTCGGTCTCTTTTTAAGTCAGCGAGAATCATGGCGCAAATTTAGCCAGCGCAAATGGCTAGTGGCCTACTTAATACTACTGGTTATTTATTCGGCATTACACCTTGTCCACGTGCATAATTTTACCAGCATTAACCCCACGGGATACGGCTACTCAACAGTCAGTGAGGTCTTTTACTTAATTCGAATGGCGCTGCCACTGATTGTCTTATTCTTAACCGACGAACTTAATTTTGGGCAAAAGCAATTACGATTGGTAATTGAGGGTGTTTCTGGACTTTTTTCAGGAACAATTGTGTTGTCCAACCTGTTTGTTGTTTCTCTTAAATCTTACGAAACAGGGACAATCAGTGCCAACATCTTTATGTGGTTCTTCAATTCTAATATCGGCTACTCACACATGGCTTCCAAGGGTTTTTTTAATTTCACCAATATGATTTCTGCCGTTTTATTCATGCTATTACCGCTAATGATGTACTACTTATTTACAGAATTTAATTGGCTGACAATTACCCTCAATGTCGTGCAGGCACTTGCCATGATTGAAATTGGAACTAAGGTAGCCGCAATTGGTTTAATTGGTGGGATTATCATTAGTTGCTTGCTGTTTGCTTTTCATAAATACATTATTAAGGATGTTAAAAAAGGTGGCTGGGCCATCCTAGTCGCCATCTTAATTGAATTTGGGTCGTTAGTAATTTTACCGTTTGGTCCCGCTATTCAACGCTACAATTACGAAATTTACCTCGCCAAACAATCCGACCATGACTTAACAGCTGAAACACGCAAACTTAAAGCGGGACTAGCAAAATATCCCCAAGGGAAACAGCGGGACGACTTTTTGCGCAGCTTTATTAAAGAAAACTATCAAGCTTATGCGCTTAATCCCAAGTTTGTCTTCAAGAGCTACCCCTACCAATACGACCCTGAATTTTGGCTCAAAATCATGAACGAACCTGGTCAAACACGGATGCAAAACCGCCACATTGAACAGGCAATGCTCAATCAGGTTGTTAAAACCAATAACAATCGGTTAGACAAATTTTTCGGTATTTCATATACTCGAGAAAACAATATCTTTAACTTAGAGCGTGACTTTTCGGCACAAATATATGCTCTCGGATGGCTCGGAATGCTGCTATTCATTGGTCCTTACCTAGCTGTTCTGACGTACGGCATCTATCAATGGCTAAGATGCCGCGCAGCACGAACCTATCTTGTCAGTTCTCTTATTCTGGCTAGCCTCTTTGTTTTACTTGCCGCCTTTTCATCCGGCAATGTCCTAGACTTCTTGACCGCCAGTTTCCTCCTTGCCTTTATTGACGGCAACTTGCTCAGGCAGGTCAAGCATAATTAA
- a CDS encoding LVIS_2131 family protein, which translates to MFSWNLLGILLWVVIILYFVFVVQNIRKRRITMIIKKHRRFSWLNFLLDILEVVVLLVGLGAMFTKTMLDNPDLEDTSEISSHIVYQPLVMDTGTGNSSYVTINSKKKKMGTQTYTFYRSGKRVKVSSDFATVAYGKNPLDLNAERVPYKVEQLKQMDKKYQKAYVAIYTATYKKIWQNGIGMHAGHNAMTYYLIRIPDASFIKQK; encoded by the coding sequence ATGTTTAGCTGGAATCTACTTGGCATCTTGTTATGGGTAGTTATTATCCTTTATTTTGTATTTGTGGTTCAGAATATTCGCAAGCGGCGGATTACGATGATTATCAAGAAGCATCGCCGCTTCAGCTGGCTCAATTTTTTGCTGGATATTTTAGAAGTTGTTGTTTTGTTAGTTGGACTTGGTGCTATGTTTACTAAGACCATGCTCGATAATCCTGATTTGGAAGATACTAGTGAAATTTCTTCGCACATTGTTTATCAGCCGCTAGTAATGGATACAGGGACAGGCAACTCGAGTTACGTGACGATTAATTCTAAAAAGAAAAAGATGGGCACGCAAACTTACACATTCTATCGTTCAGGTAAGCGTGTTAAGGTATCCAGTGACTTTGCGACGGTAGCTTACGGGAAGAATCCGCTGGATTTGAATGCTGAGCGGGTACCTTATAAGGTTGAGCAATTAAAACAAATGGATAAAAAGTACCAGAAGGCTTACGTTGCGATTTATACCGCAACTTATAAGAAAATTTGGCAAAACGGTATTGGGATGCATGCGGGTCACAACGCGATGACCTACTATTTGATTAGAATTCCAGATGCATCGTTTATTAAGCAAAAATAA
- a CDS encoding multicopper oxidase domain-containing protein: protein MSDKVYTDYFYNSEDFDKNHGMGYKELHIPEGVEASPLIVPPVLEPDKVENNDVWYTIESQEGDFQFLPGKKTHTWGYNFPVLGKTMVLTKGQHVHVTLKNSLPELTTYHWHGMEVSGPGNDGACHSPVYPGEEKHIDFVVNQPAALTWLHAHPCPSTAAQVWMGLAMGVVVTDANEAKLPIPKSYGKDEFPIILQDRIFHEDNQFDYKADYNAMGIFGDTPVINATIKPYVDVTTQKVRLIFLGGSNRREWRLHFTDDLVMTQIAGDDSFLEHPVKMTKILIGPGERQQVVVDFKDYKEGDVVNLYTDDFKLVEFRIHKYEKDDSVIPDTLFKPYDPVVNPNKEIRKVTMDNHNEINGRQFAMNRIDMKQTLMSAEYWDVTNTNDKKNGMLHPFHVHGAHFLVVSRDGHAPYPNEQGVYKDTVEVAPQETVRIKVYFQNTGVFMYHCHIIEHEDAGMMAQIQIVDPKDPDKKYHLMDMETLTKAFAEEKGIPMDEVYCPGMDVEGMDVKGEDHTMDAFSGASHH, encoded by the coding sequence ATGTCAGATAAAGTTTACACAGATTATTTCTATAATTCAGAGGACTTTGACAAGAATCATGGAATGGGTTACAAAGAACTCCATATTCCTGAAGGCGTTGAAGCTTCTCCGTTAATTGTTCCACCAGTATTGGAGCCAGATAAGGTTGAAAACAACGATGTTTGGTACACCATTGAATCCCAAGAAGGCGACTTTCAATTTTTACCAGGCAAAAAGACCCATACTTGGGGCTACAACTTCCCAGTTCTTGGTAAGACAATGGTCTTAACCAAGGGACAACATGTCCACGTAACTTTGAAGAACAGCTTGCCAGAATTGACTACTTACCACTGGCATGGTATGGAAGTTTCAGGACCAGGTAACGATGGTGCTTGCCACTCACCTGTATACCCAGGCGAAGAAAAGCACATTGACTTCGTTGTTAACCAACCAGCAGCTCTTACTTGGTTACATGCTCACCCATGTCCATCAACTGCTGCTCAAGTATGGATGGGATTAGCTATGGGTGTTGTTGTTACTGACGCCAACGAAGCTAAATTGCCAATTCCTAAGAGTTACGGTAAAGATGAATTTCCAATCATCTTACAAGACCGGATCTTCCATGAAGACAACCAATTCGACTACAAGGCAGACTACAATGCAATGGGTATCTTTGGTGATACTCCAGTTATCAACGCTACTATCAAGCCTTACGTTGATGTTACTACTCAAAAAGTACGTTTGATCTTCTTAGGTGGTTCTAACCGTCGTGAATGGAGATTACACTTCACTGATGATTTGGTTATGACTCAAATCGCTGGTGACGATTCATTCTTGGAGCATCCAGTTAAGATGACCAAGATTTTAATCGGGCCAGGTGAACGTCAACAAGTAGTTGTTGATTTCAAGGACTACAAGGAAGGCGACGTTGTTAACCTTTACACTGATGACTTCAAATTAGTTGAATTCAGAATTCACAAGTATGAAAAAGATGACAGTGTAATTCCTGACACATTGTTCAAGCCATATGACCCAGTTGTAAATCCAAACAAGGAAATCCGCAAGGTCACAATGGACAACCACAACGAAATCAACGGTAGGCAATTCGCTATGAACAGAATTGATATGAAGCAAACCTTGATGAGTGCTGAATACTGGGATGTAACCAACACTAACGACAAGAAGAATGGTATGCTTCACCCATTCCACGTTCACGGTGCTCACTTCTTAGTTGTATCACGTGATGGTCATGCCCCATATCCAAACGAACAAGGCGTTTACAAGGACACTGTTGAAGTTGCTCCTCAAGAAACTGTTCGGATTAAGGTTTACTTCCAAAACACTGGTGTCTTCATGTACCACTGCCACATCATCGAACACGAAGATGCTGGTATGATGGCTCAAATTCAAATTGTTGATCCTAAAGACCCAGACAAGAAGTACCACTTGATGGACATGGAAACTTTGACTAAGGCTTTTGCTGAAGAAAAAGGCATTCCAATGGACGAAGTTTACTGCCCAGGTATGGACGTTGAAGGTATGGATGTTAAAGGCGAAGACCACACCATGGATGCATTTTCAGGTGCAAGTCATCACTAA
- a CDS encoding C39 family peptidase, giving the protein MKNTKSFKKFLTLLMMLLLLGVIIFAFNSKSLCNQYDWLTLKSEQKLDVPLENQYPDLPNGCEVTSLSMLLNYYGIKVTKLELSQNIAHVASFTDNGQYRGNPHKGFVGYMSQANAGWCVYNEPLEQVARKYTNRIQNFTGHDFIQTMKLVSTGHPVMIITTTNFNHVSDMQTWRTAQGNVHVTPSSHACVITGFNKKARIVYVNDPFGHKNEQIPWANLERSYNQQGKQALYIK; this is encoded by the coding sequence ATGAAGAATACAAAATCATTTAAAAAATTTTTAACTTTACTAATGATGCTCCTACTTCTTGGAGTTATTATTTTTGCCTTTAATTCCAAAAGCCTGTGTAACCAATATGACTGGTTAACCTTAAAGTCTGAGCAAAAACTCGATGTGCCACTTGAAAATCAGTACCCTGACCTGCCTAATGGTTGTGAAGTTACTTCTTTAAGTATGCTTTTAAACTATTATGGTATAAAAGTTACCAAGCTGGAGCTATCGCAAAACATTGCTCACGTTGCTTCATTTACTGATAATGGTCAATATCGCGGTAATCCTCACAAGGGGTTTGTCGGTTACATGAGTCAGGCCAATGCCGGCTGGTGCGTTTATAATGAGCCACTTGAGCAGGTAGCACGAAAATATACTAATCGTATTCAAAATTTCACTGGGCATGACTTTATTCAAACAATGAAGTTAGTTTCAACTGGTCATCCTGTCATGATTATTACAACAACTAACTTTAATCATGTTAGTGACATGCAGACTTGGCGGACAGCTCAAGGCAACGTTCACGTTACCCCCTCTTCCCACGCCTGTGTTATCACTGGCTTTAATAAAAAAGCACGAATTGTTTATGTCAATGACCCATTCGGACATAAAAATGAACAAATTCCGTGGGCTAATTTAGAGCGAAGCTATAATCAGCAAGGAAAACAAGCGTTATACATCAAATAA
- a CDS encoding ISLre2 family transposase: MTSLLQDLQLLLDNLTTDTNKLLDCQLTFDDVLEAFMQKLRHWGLKLIGSYLEQLDASYKQLPSRKKQYEVKAMRTCIKQTLYGQLTFKRTYYQDKQDQHYFFWLDQALAFTKYSRMTLGFKAAVLENVAKYHYQAAIDLLKYSEIHSKTTVMNIVHRAGQLLPNQPDQVQARNKQIVYLEADEDHVAFQDGSNHFMKLVYLHEGYDESQKRHHLIKPKYFTGTYAGMANEQLWDEVLCYLEANYPQAKQFYLAGDGAPWIKAGAKYLPNCKFVLDRFHLLKYCRQAAVNTKAAAAYRLYHWALTGQRDKVELYFETRFSDPDLTSTQIAALNQAKTYLLGNWQAILNTQEAAYQRCTAEGHISHYLSERLSSRPMGWSKVGAESVARSIIFQLNGGDISQYLLNEQRKAAKEQRIRQVDHRFKAKNRPYYEYFQADFGETAKTHYWNQGIINGGQIFDLPEQII, translated from the coding sequence ATGACTAGTTTACTACAAGATTTACAGCTTTTGTTAGATAATTTAACTACTGATACTAATAAGCTGCTGGACTGTCAGCTTACTTTCGATGATGTCTTAGAAGCATTCATGCAGAAATTGCGCCATTGGGGTTTAAAGCTAATTGGTTCTTATCTTGAGCAGCTTGATGCTAGTTATAAGCAGTTGCCTAGTCGCAAAAAGCAGTATGAAGTTAAAGCCATGCGTACATGTATTAAGCAGACTTTGTATGGGCAATTAACTTTTAAGCGTACTTATTACCAAGATAAACAAGACCAACATTATTTCTTTTGGCTTGATCAAGCCTTAGCTTTCACCAAGTATAGCCGGATGACCTTAGGCTTTAAGGCGGCTGTTTTAGAAAACGTAGCTAAATATCATTATCAGGCAGCCATTGATTTGCTTAAATACAGTGAAATCCATTCTAAAACAACAGTCATGAATATTGTTCATCGTGCAGGCCAGCTATTGCCTAATCAACCTGATCAGGTGCAAGCACGAAATAAGCAAATTGTTTATTTAGAAGCAGATGAAGATCATGTCGCCTTTCAAGATGGCAGTAACCATTTTATGAAGTTAGTGTACTTACACGAAGGCTATGATGAAAGCCAGAAGCGCCATCACTTAATTAAGCCTAAATATTTTACTGGTACTTATGCTGGTATGGCCAATGAACAACTGTGGGACGAGGTGCTATGTTATTTAGAAGCTAATTATCCGCAAGCTAAGCAGTTTTATCTTGCTGGTGATGGCGCGCCTTGGATTAAGGCGGGCGCTAAATATTTACCTAACTGTAAGTTTGTCTTGGATCGCTTTCATTTGTTAAAGTATTGCCGTCAAGCCGCTGTTAATACTAAGGCAGCTGCTGCTTATCGCTTATATCATTGGGCTTTAACCGGTCAGCGGGACAAAGTAGAATTATACTTTGAAACTCGCTTTAGTGATCCCGACTTAACATCAACGCAAATTGCCGCTCTTAACCAAGCTAAAACTTATCTATTAGGTAATTGGCAGGCAATTTTAAATACGCAAGAAGCAGCTTATCAGCGTTGCACCGCTGAAGGCCACATCAGTCATTATTTGTCAGAGCGGCTGAGTTCAAGACCAATGGGCTGGAGTAAGGTAGGAGCTGAAAGTGTAGCCAGAAGCATTATCTTCCAGTTAAATGGCGGCGATATTAGCCAATATTTGCTTAACGAGCAACGAAAAGCTGCTAAAGAGCAAAGAATTAGGCAAGTAGACCATCGTTTTAAGGCAAAGAACAGACCGTATTATGAGTATTTTCAAGCAGACTTTGGCGAAACGGCCAAGACACATTATTGGAATCAAGGGATCATTAATGGCGGGCAGATATTTGATTTACCCGAGCAAATAATTTAA